ACATAGTCATCTTGTGTAGAATGTCATACTTAAATTATTGtacctattttataattaatttaaacctcACTTTCTACATTAGGTTACTTATGTATTCAAAATCTGTAGTATGGAAACAAATCTACTTGTACCTCCAAACTTTATTTGGTGTTGTAAGTATTTAAGTaactatatttatgtaatgaCAATGTGTTTCTTACTAGAACTAAATGCCCATAGCGAcagttgtaatttaatttaattttgtgtgtaTTATACTTATGTGTATATTGTACACATGATTGTTGacatatacaaaatatacatatttgtatttataccTAGATTTATCAAAGTTTGAAAGCACAGAATGtacttattttatgaaatagcACATAGTTAAAGTAGAAATCAGATGCTTGTAGTGAATTGCGCAATTTGTATTAATGTATTTGACAATAACTTTGAAATGACAAATCCCACCaactaaaatattgtgttaaatgtatgaaaattttatttcttgcCAGTAGTGTTTGTTGTATCAATAAAGTAAAGACAAAAGTACATGGCGGAATATCTGTAAATCACATGATATATGgagaataaaatgttgtaataaaatttaaattaactttgatTTTGCTTCGATTATTTGGTACCTTACCTGAAATCAGTTGTGCCTTagtaaaaaggaaataaaagaaaaagtaattctaaacattttattaaaaacttccATTGTTAGTAGTTActcaatcaaattaattttgccACACCAAACatccaaataaataatgatcgcAAGACAGCCCTTGGGTCCAGCTTCCACATAGAACATGGTTAATTATTAGTGTATTAGGCAGTAAGCTTATATTGGCACAACATGCATAagatacttaatatttattttagagatACAAGTTGTGATGTGCCACCTGCCCTGTGTAATTGGCACTTGTTACAAGTAATCCTTCACCAGATGTAAATGTTAGTAGTAAGTGGTAAATTGGCCTAGTTACTTCGTGACCGGGATACACGAGGAGTGGAGCATGACATCCGCGCATGCAGTATAACTAGTCATAGTCATTACCTAGTTGTGTCACAAATTGTTACAATGACACGTTAGTCCAAAGACTTGCGGGATCGTAAGAAGTAGGTAGATCCTGCGGTGTGCGAGCTCGTAGGCTCGTCCAGCCCCAAAGTGATTACGCGCAGGGACACCGTCGAGCGCCGCGctgaataaacataaaataaatgaaattgtatCTCATATTTACCAAATGAACTTAGgctaatacttatattatattacaaactaCGAATATACCAAAGTAATTGTGAGGAAAGCCCAAAACAGAGCTGTGCGacattttcgtataaaaaattCCTGCGATTTTACAggttaataaaatgtaaacaatctCTACAATAGAACCAacgttaacatttttttcttctatctattattcattttttatatttttctaagttgTAGGGGAAATACTTATTTGGAACAGGGcgtgatttttatgtatgtatgtaaaaaaatatacgctGGGTTGGATTTGAATTCACATTGCTTTGCGTTACGAATTGACGGCTTTAAAAAGTGTTAtctatttctatattatatgaAACAGTTTTGTGTTACCTTGTTCTGGAATGTCGTCCACTAACtgcaaacaataaacaaaatagttaaACCCTAAACACGTGAAACCGTAAAAGTTTGGGTAATCTGCTAAATTGGGGGAAGCCTAGAAATGCCTTATTAAGTAAGTAAGCCAGTTGAGAGTCGTTCAATTACATTATTGCACTTATGTACCGTGTAGATTACACATTTTGTCGGTTCTGACACGGATTGTTATGAACTTTACGCTATACCTAAATATTAGTTACAATAAAACTGTTAGATGCTAAGTTTCTGGACTTTCATAATAAAGCACAGTTATAGGATATGCTCCGCATTGGTGCCACTACTGTGCTAACGTGAATACACGATATTAACcacgtttaaaatagaatttgattataaaataaagttttggtCAGCATTGGGCAGTAACGTAGGTAAAATTTTGAAGCCAATGATGATAAAATCACAAAGGCTCTGAGATAGCAAGACTGTGTCTTACCGCATCCTCCTGCACTTTGGGCGCCAGTTGTCTCCGGAAGCCGGCGAGTCGCTTCGTGTAGCCGCTAGCGATGCTCACGCCACTCCGTATGGACTCCGACGACGTGGAGAATACAGACTCTGAGtacataataacaacaatacatCTTTAAATTCGTAACTTTTTTGGATATAAGTACCCCGTCCCGTCTATAAGAAGTATAATGGCGTAGAAATATCCTAATTTAATTCCCGTAGGTAACTAGTAAGTATAATGTAACTTAGACCGAGTTAGATTGCGCAGAGGTTAAGGCTGTTGTCGACTTGTCGTCCCTACGACTGTGTCAAGGATGGGATATCcgcaaataaatactttacagTTAGGTACTGGTTCTGTGTTTTCTTTAAATCTTACCTTGCAGTTCTACGCACGATTCTTTCTTGCCTATATGTGTCTTATCCGAAATAGTCCTggaataaaattagtttaatgaTTGAGTAGGATAGAGATGATTCCAGAAGTTACATATtgtatttactattaaaatCATTCAACAGACCACTTGCTAGATACTGGgcgtatattttattcaaaataagtGATTGATAGTCGTTCAGTGATAAGGTATGAGTAATATATATCTATTATGCTGCAATAAATGAGCTGTGTTGTGtaatatattgaaatttaattgtTTGTGAAACTAAGCAAAGAAACTGCATAAGTTAATAGTATGATCACGTTTTTGATTCAATTCCTTATATTCTGTGTTTATAACCCACCAGTATTAAGTCATATCAACAGCTCGAACACGTGCGAATACGTACGTGCACGCACGTGTACGTTCTTATCAAGCGAACgtccaaatattaatttacacgtgacaaaatatgtcaataaaaatactgtctGGTTAAATTCTTTGCAAAGACAACTTAATGTAGGCAGATGCATACGAAATAAGGACATTTCGTCTTTTAGGTATATCCTCAGTTGTACGCCACGGGCGAGTCTTTATCCATAAACGGGTATGTTATCATATTCTCAGCTAAAATAGGAGTGTTGAAGTAGAAAACTAGTGTGAAGGAGAAAATAGTGTGTGGTACTTGTTGATGAGCGCGAGCAGCCTGCGCTGGTGCTTGGGCACGTGTCGCTGCAGGTCGGTGGCGCTGAGCAGCGCGCCGAGctgcgcggcggcgggcggcacgTCGCGGCACGCCGCCGCCAGCGCCGACACCGCGCTGCTCGCCGCCTCCGCGTAGTCGCGACACCACACCGACACCTGCCGACAACGTAACTACTACATCACATATATCTACTATGTATATCGAGTGCAGAATACGAtcaaaaaagataatattattatgctatgtTGTGTATCAGGAGATATATTTGATAGCTACTGTTCCGTAACTACATTGCTAGGCTATTATGTATATCAGTAGACATCTATTTGATAACTACTGTTGTAAAAAGTGACTAGCAATTTACTACATTAACTAAAGACACCTTTTCTATGCTACAGTAGCAAGCCTGCGATGAAAAGTGCACATAATCTCCGCTCCTCTTCAGTGATTCAATCCGatcagttatatttttatctatgttTCTTCGTTTCTCCGCACCGCAGCCTTGCTCCGTGTCAACGGACAGGTAGTGTTACAGACCGTAGTCTCATAGttaggaaaatattttcttcaaaaagttCTTTAGTATTAGACTAGACAGggtaaagtaggtacataggcgccgaatattaaaattttcgcaCAATAATGTGTATAAGGAAAACCAGACAATTATCTAAATAAGCAGAacacatactttttatatttgtaactatAAATAACCATTACAACACTCGTCTATACTTAGGTCATAGATAGTACTTAGCATAACACCTACATCCTGGCACCTACTATTATATTTCAATGAACACAATAATGTAAGTATATCTAATCAGTTTAGATCGCAGTAACCGATACCGTAGCGGATACGATAATATTATGTGTCAGTGGCTCAGTGCATCGTTTAAACTTACGAACTGAGAAACATGACACTGTTTCAACACAAAAGAGCGATACAGCTGCCAACATTTAAATGTAACTGGGTTACGTGATGGCTAGCATTGATACCCCGATAACAAGGAAATATTCGCAATATTATGAACACTGATCCAGTATATTTATATACGTATAAGTAGATGCATATCAGACATATTAATTCGATGTCTGCAAACAGCAATCTCATTAATtcacctaataaaaataaataacacggaagacaaaaatattcttcaagGTGAATCGgttaaaaagcaataataaaactttttcgATTCCACGTCGACGTCTCGTACTTGGCATTCTTTTAATCTTTCTCCTTATAAGAGACTCCtctaaaatattaggtcggggaaaaagtcttttcgcattatagtatgtatgaacttgtaataaaatctctttggcttcaggaatcacaaatgagcacacggttcattaggtttctttcagtgagctcgtgaggtacccaaatatcgagcttttttgtgtagagaaaagattgtattacaatttcatacatactataatgcgaaaagactttttccccgtcctaatatattttcattttatcaaatactagctgacccgcgcaacttcgcttgcgtcacgtaagagagaatgtgggtcataattttccccgtttttgtaacatttttcgttactactccgcccctaacggtcgtagcgtgatgatatatagcctataaccttcctcgataaataggttatctaacagtgaaagaatttttcaaatcggaccaatagttcctgagattagcgcgttcaaacaaacaaacaaacaaacaaactcttcagctttataatattagtatagatttaaatggATTGAATTGAGCATCTGTCATTGtaccataaaatatttagattaataGCCATTTTCACCACTGTTGTTAGCCACCATGTATTGGTAAGCTTGGTTACCAATGGATTTTTTCATCTATTTTCCGTAACTTTGTCTATTGTATAGGATATCTGACATATCCACAAACTAGTTCTAAAAGTGATATGGTAGCACATAAAATGCAGCAATAATTAGTTAATGACCTGGAATATCCGCCAGTCGTCGACGCCATCCACGAGCTTCTTGGCTCGTCGCGCGTTGTGTCGCACCACGTCCCTCGCGTTCTGCAGCCGCCCCTCCTGCCGCTGCATGCGCTCGCGAGCACCCTCCAGCTCCTGTTCCGCCTCGCTCCTACGACATACCCGAGCCATTACAAATATTTCTACTACGTCATAGCCAGATTAACGGGAATCGTATCAACGGTTGTGTTGAAATGCATTTTCCTCTCGGTGAAGAATTTAAAACCTTCAGCAATTTCGTAGTTACAAAATCTTGTATATGAAAATGAATTTTCGGTATGTATACGCATAATTTTCGAACAATTAGActaaattatgttatatttttttgtcacgTGTTTAATGGTCAGGACAAAGTATGTACGAGATCCAAATTTTCACGAGAAGCAATGTGAATAAAATCTGCTATATACCAGGACGAAGACGGGCCATCCAGctagttttatgaataataattcATTGGTATACTGACTGCCTCGCAGTGAGTTGTTTGTTCTTGTCACTGAGTAACGTGAGGCGCGACTCTGCGTCCGTGACGGTCTGCTCCAGCTCCACCAGTCGAATGTTCTGTTGCTTCAGCTCGTCGCGCAGCTCGTAGTATTGCTTGGATAGGTCGTTCAACTCCGTGATCTCGGGCGCTATgggaataattaaataatttactttagtaTCATAGATCTGTATAATATGTGTTCATATGCTCTTTGTCCTTACTTGGACTATGTGTGAGAGGATGAGAGATGATGTGAGGCGGGGTGAGGTGAGATGAGGTGAGGTGAAGAGAGATGAGAGAGATAAgcgagatgaggaagggtgggGCGAGGTGAGGCGAGATAAGGCGGGGTGAGGCGAAGTGAGCTGAAATGAGCCGAGGTGTGGACCGAGGGGAGGTGAGGTGAGATGATATCATTAGAGGTGAGGTAAGGTGAGGTGATTTGGGGCAAAGTGAGGTGAGGTGAAGTATGTTGTGTGACGCACTGTCGTCCTTGAGCGGCGAGATGTGGTGCATGAAGTGCGCGTGCGCGTGGTGCACCACCCGCAGCGTGGCCTCCAGCGCCGACACGTCGCGCTCGCGCCGCCCGATGTCCGCGTCCAGCAGCGCGCCGCGCTCACGCAGCTCAGCGCGTTCGGCCGCGAACTATACAAGCACCATATGTGTCAAGAGGCATCTCATGCTACACTGCGATTCGACCAGTTTGCGACGTTACCACCGGTCTGAATAAATTGTGGTCTTATTCTGACGATCAGTTCCATTGTTATATGATATAAGGCATCAATCGCAGAGCACCGAAATTATAGCTCCACATACGATCATGTAAAACTAAGTGATCTTATGTGCGGTATcgttactttaattatttatttctacataaCATTACCTTGATTTTGAAGTAAGTAACAGATAGCTGTTGTCCAGAGTCATCTTTGCCGAGCGATCCAATAAATATGTCGTATCTGGAAGATAACACTTTAAATTAGGAAACAGCACTGAAGCAGCatatcacaattttttttgaaaatgagtCTTGAGACCACACTAAAAAATGCTAGGTTAATGACTTTGAAGGGCGAAAATGGATTGTATGGggtaacaaataacaataatgataAAGGCAAGTTAATATTTGTACCTCTTAATAAGTTGTTCGATCCTCTGCTCTCGCTCTCGTATCTCGGAGCGCAGTTTGCCGCAGTCTTCGAATAGCGCGCGCTTCTGCACGCTGAACATGTCGCGGCGAGCACTTATTTCTACTAGACGCTCGTTCATAGCCtacaaaatacacaatattaataacttaagtGTAAAGAGGAGATAAAGAGTATGCGAGAATCCTTtattaatttcgttaaatagatttttttatgtatattaatcaGTCAAATTAATTATCAGAATATTGTAGATGCCAAGTCGAAATTATACAGACAGGGTGACAAATAAAATAGGTCATAAAGAGAAAGTACTTTAAATATCGAACGCAGCTTTCACCGAAACAAGCAGTCATTTAAGATATTTCGATAACCACTAATATAAGCCGGGAATCATACTAAAACATAGTTTCTATGTCCCATTATCCACTGCCAGTCCGTTtattagtgtagtgtgtgtcgGTAGTGACAAGCACGCACCGCGTCGATGTGCAGCCTCTGCTCGTCGAGGTTGAAGCCCTTGTCGTCGAGGCCGGTGAGCGCGCGCGCCGCGTGCGCCACGCGCAGGCGCAGCAGCGCCTCCTCcacgcgcccgcgccgccagcCCGCGCGCGCCAGCCGCAGCTCCTTCGACCCGCCCTCCACGTTCAGCATCGACGACTTCAGGCGACTTTGCTGGGGAACGATAACACACACGTTTAGGTATACTCATAAAAAACAATAGGTTATAAATACTACTGCATGGGAATGAAATGCAGCAAATGGCTCTCCCATCACTGTACTAGAAAATTATGGGTTGGGTGGAACCACACAAAAGACGCATAATAAGGTCTCATTCTACTTCTTCTTGTTTAGTGGGTATACCCGTTCTTCTGGCgagagagtcccacataaccctgcatagtgcatagtatgctcttgagatgcctcttatgactgcaatactatcatgatgtAGGTATACGCTCCTAtaatgcttccaatacacttgttatcttacttattagcacctttatattgatttaatttattaatttatttatattatgatatatatGTGTTCGTTCtatagtgttggtagcagctccttacatcatcaaagatttatacctaatagaaagattgttaaaattaattggcgattaaaaagagtggcctggtgTTTCTTGCCAGTTTCTTTTCTtacgaactggcggtaaattcactctctgtatcattgactatcataagtgtcagcatttgacctatatgaataaatgatttgattttttgattttgattttgcaCACTGGGTGGAGTGCAGGTATATGCTTAATGCATTAGCCACATTAAAAAAggtgtttaattttattctaccttatcaatttgtataatatgtCAAAGTCCCTACGACACAACGACTACATATTAATATGAaggttatgtttaaaataataataatgaaacagtCATGTACCAGTTTGGTAAGCTCGAGGGTCTTGAGCTCGAGGTCCCGCGCCAGGCGCCGCATGTCGTCGTGCAGGCGCGCGCCGTGTCGCTCCAGCAGCGCCACCCGCGCCGCGTGCATGCCGCACACGTCCTTCAGTCTGAACAACacaacataaaacatatttaaaggCAGTTACACAGTACACTGTCTGTCagccgtatggttagtggtcaacctagtgtaatagttgttcaagccacccggtAGGCCAtagacatggcttaacgactgttatcttagtagacaacagtcgggaccgactttttacgtgccctcctcaaataccactacgcggtcacccatctatgaaatgaccgcgccaggggttgcttgaccacagatcgtttaccaaatggtgagcgcaactggctaggGGCGCCTCAGTTCCACAACTTAAGGATAAGTACTAAACAACCTATCCTAcatagaataattttaaatgtataaaatcaaGTGTAAATTTAATTCTTGCCTATTCTCTTTCTCGACGAGTTCGGCAGACGACTCCCGCTCGGCCTGCGCCCCCTCCATGTGCGCCACGCGAGCACCGATAGTCTCCACTTGGAAACACTATAATACGATATGAATTAAATAAGtgcgaaaataataatattatcaaataccTATCCAACTAGTGGGAGATGCATGATTTTACTTTTcgaaaaagaatataatttaaaacggTTTGGTGTGTAAAAAGTTACGAACTCTCAAGATTGAGAGGTTGAAGCTTAAGTCCTTTGTAAACAGAATCTGATAACCGTACCGTAACCAATTGAAGTAGACGTTTGGCATATACATACTAACGCTAGACCAAGATAATAAAGTAAAGAATAACATGTCACTTACAATAGCGTAAAGGGATTCCTTCTGCGACTGACGAATCTTTTCAATTTGCTTCTGTTTGTAGTCCAACTTGCTCATCACTGCTTTTGATGCtgtaaccaaaaatatattgaaattaacACAGTCAGCTCAAGTTTGATGccagattattttattacttactcgAGAAACTCAAATACTAGTTGTTCTAGTGATAAGTAAAATATGTGAACAAATGAAAAaccattcaatatttttgatataatatataatatactacagAGGGGCAATTCGTACCACTACCGACTTTCAACAACCAGCTAGTtaccaacttttaaaaatctgatcagcgccactagcggatgtgttaggaactatttttataatacattttaaatgtcaaactttcgttaCTCGAAAGCACAGAATCGCTGCAGGGAACTTgtctattattatctaaaatattctACTCAGGGTCACTATTgccaaagtaaataaaagtgagACAGTTTACCTTTGAGCTGCATGTGGAATAACTTCACCTCGTTCTTGAGCGTGAGAAGCTTCTGTTGTTCTACGAAGGAGCAGTGCATGGCGCGCTGCTGACTTGCAGTCACTTGACTTGCGTAGCGCTCTTCTTCCTACAGACACaatcctatattattatatcggtTATAACAACATGACGTATACTACTTTTATGGATCGATTTAGTGTAAACTAGGGACAGTCCAATCCtcgatgttttatttaattgttcttAACGATACATTTCTGATTCTGCCGAAAAAGCACAAGGTATTTAAGTACGGCATTTggtttatacatataattcaaGACTTAGGTATTTTCGTCCGCGGGCAAAAATCAGAAAAACCATCGGATGGCCTGACGGCAAAAGTTACCGCAATTAAGCTATACGCATCCAACTGGCTCCTACAATCATTTAACCGTCGTTACAAGttcatttacaattttttgtacttacatttaatatttcttcCAGCTCCTTCGCCCTTTTCTCTGAGGTTTTCGTTTTATCCTTGGAATCTATCAGCTTTTCCTTCAACTCGCTAATCTGCAAGCAAAATAGGTAAAATAGTTTTCTCTTAAAAACGTACTGGGCAGGAGATATGGCAGATGCTTTTGCAACTGGCCGCCTGTCGCCTAGGTTTAACTGGAGAGTGGAAGCGAAATTTGGGCAGTGGTGGGGATACGGATTAGATCCATGGATAGACAAATATAAGGAAATAATGATTCACCTTGTTATTGCACAGTTTAAGCGCTAGGTCTCTGCGCTGTTGTTCGTCCATTATCTGTCTGTTCTCCATGTGCAGTTTCTCCAAAGTGTTGCGCATGTTGCTCAGCTCGCGTTGAAGACTCTGTGCCTGCAACAATCAACCCGATTGATTAGAAgactaagtataataatttttacaatattttatatgtgtacTAATTGCCTTTATAAGTGGGATTGAGTGACACTATAAAGAAATTGACCCAAGAAATTGTCATATACGCATTTTTGATGACATACACTCTTACAGAGCACGCACATCTGTCAGTCCTTTGTCGACTGGTATGGCAAACATATAGGCCAAATTAATAACCTACCTATTTTTgaatctataaaataatcaaaacctTTACCAaagtgtgaaaaatatttttctgaaaactgCATTAGAATCGGTTTAACCAAACGCGAGACAATTgccgacaaacaaacaaaacattcatacatacacacaaaaatGCTGATCAACAATCCTCCTTCAGTATAAGAAGCTCTTTTTTACAAAGTTGGTTATGAGCACGTACCTCACTGTCAAGCGTAGCATTAAGGTCAACAAGTCGTTGATACGCCATCCGCGTGTTGCTGAGCTGTTGCGCGAGCACCATGTTCTCCCGCGCCGCCTCCGCGTTGTTGCCGCGCTGTTGCTCACAGAACGACTGCTGCTCGCGACACTTCTCTGCGATGTTGTTCGCTTCCTTGTCTAGTACGGCGTAGTCCTACAAATTAAGAAGAGGATGGGTATGTAACTGGTTTATATTGGTAATTGAATAATACCAGTATTTGTGTTTCAGATTCGCGTACGAAAGGTTGTGAACcattatctataaataactgGAAATAAAGCGATGgttcacttaaatatttttttgtgaaatttattGTTCATGAGATATAACATGGTGACAGACAGATGAACAGATAGACGGACTACTGAACCCCATCAATGCTACAGTTAGTTAAGTTACCTCTCTAATGTTTCGTATGTCAGTATCGCGTTGCCTCAGATTCTCGACAGCTGCAGTCCACATGGTCATCATTTGTTTTCTTTGCTCCATACCTTCCACGACCTGGAAAGTTAAAAAATTCTTAGGTAGTCAGCAGCCGACAACAGTTCAGAGCAGAGTTTACACCGCGCATTCAGTACAAGTTCATAAACACACCAGACATCACGTCCTAGTGGTGAGACCGTAGTAGTCAACAGAATCAATGATATTATCGTAAATCACATTTGGCAACATGCAGAATCATCTATTCCGTTTTAAACAACTCTTAAGTATCACTCTGTCTCTGTCActtagaagtaaaataaaatgtataaaaaaaaatactttcgaaTATCACTTAGAATTGGATGTATTTAGCTATAGATTGTAAACCTGAACAGAGATTCTATCGCAGGCTCGTTCTTCAGCACTGAGGTTGGACACCAGCTGGACAAGGCGATCATGCATACGATCATGTTCCAGCTTTAACTTCTGCCTCTTTGTCTCCAAAGCCTGTAACATTCAGTTAAATTCTATATTAACCTAAATGAAGAAAAAGCAGCAATAACTGATGGACATGGAGGACTCAAAGTCAAAACCCTCCCCCattccaggaggagacccttgccaagcagtaTGCAGGCATAAACAGGCTGCCAATatcattatacagggtgtcccataactcaacgataatccgagacaggatgaaaggccaagtcataccggttctaggaaaaataaaaaaaaaaatccatatcacttagttcagcaataatagacacttttcaaaaaagttaaaattccacacc
Above is a window of Anticarsia gemmatalis isolate Benzon Research Colony breed Stoneville strain chromosome 2, ilAntGemm2 primary, whole genome shotgun sequence DNA encoding:
- the Ccdc39 gene encoding coiled-coil domain containing protein 39 — its product is MAETTKTPGYMAQLLEALGWNQGTRIPLADPGNQELENQLINRQNELQRLKEAYILQKQKRDDLDKYKSLVLTENQENTRLLFAHKQQLEQEVKLRQLSCNEADRLDRDIVECSKQNKDVNSRIDRLQTSIARLLKKADSLKTEVCGERGALQEWRAALERNACDITAIEQFTKQDTSKAKALETKRQKLKLEHDRMHDRLVQLVSNLSAEERACDRISVQVVEGMEQRKQMMTMWTAAVENLRQRDTDIRNIREDYAVLDKEANNIAEKCREQQSFCEQQRGNNAEAARENMVLAQQLSNTRMAYQRLVDLNATLDSEAQSLQRELSNMRNTLEKLHMENRQIMDEQQRRDLALKLCNNKISELKEKLIDSKDKTKTSEKRAKELEEILNEEERYASQVTASQQRAMHCSFVEQQKLLTLKNEVKLFHMQLKASKAVMSKLDYKQKQIEKIRQSQKESLYAICFQVETIGARVAHMEGAQAERESSAELVEKENRLKDVCGMHAARVALLERHGARLHDDMRRLARDLELKTLELTKLQSRLKSSMLNVEGGSKELRLARAGWRRGRVEEALLRLRVAHAARALTGLDDKGFNLDEQRLHIDAAMNERLVEISARRDMFSVQKRALFEDCGKLRSEIREREQRIEQLIKRYDIFIGSLGKDDSGQQLSVTYFKIKFAAERAELRERGALLDADIGRRERDVSALEATLRVVHHAHAHFMHHISPLKDDTPEITELNDLSKQYYELRDELKQQNIRLVELEQTVTDAESRLTLLSDKNKQLTARQSEAEQELEGARERMQRQEGRLQNARDVVRHNARRAKKLVDGVDDWRIFQVSVWCRDYAEAASSAVSALAAACRDVPPAAAQLGALLSATDLQRHVPKHQRRLLALINKTISDKTHIGKKESCVELQESVFSTSSESIRSGVSIASGYTKRLAGFRRQLAPKVQEDALVDDIPEQARRSTVSLRVITLGLDEPTSSHTAGSTYFLRSRKSLD